Proteins from one Pseudarthrobacter sp. BIM B-2242 genomic window:
- a CDS encoding acetolactate synthase large subunit produces MSKGSPISPSLMATKSAGAPKAPERADRTADHAAVVTDLAAVSPVLGPNTVVPPTVMTGSEAIVRSLEELGVDDIFGLPGGAILPTYDPLMASRMNHVLVRHEQGAGHAAQGYAMVTGRVGVCIATSGPGATNLVTAIMDAHMDSVPLVAITGQVSSGVIGTDAFQEADIVGITMPITKHSFLVTNPNDIPHVMAEAFHLASTGRPGPVLVDVAKDAQQGQMTFSWPPKIDLPGYRPVTRGHNKQVREAAKLIAAASKPVLYVGGGVVKAHAAAELRELAELTGAPVVTTLMARGVFPDSHPQHVGMPGMHGTVSAVTALQQSDLLITLGARFDDRVTGVLKTFAPNAKVIHADIDPAEISKNRTADVPIVGSVKEIIPELTEAVRSQFDASGTPDLTTWWAFLNNLKETYPLGWTEPDDGLTAPQRVIERIGALTGPEGIYVAGVGQHQMWAAQFIKYERPHAWLNSGGAGTMGYAVPAAMGAKVGEPDRVVWAIDGDGCFQMTNQELATCAINKIPIKVAVINNSSLGMVRQWQTLFYEGRYSNTDLNTGHETVRIPDFVKLGEAYGCASFRCERDEDIDATIQKALEINDRPVVIDFVVSPDSMVWPMVPAGVSNDQIQVARNMTPEWEEED; encoded by the coding sequence ATGAGCAAAGGATCGCCGATCAGCCCCTCGCTGATGGCTACTAAGTCCGCTGGAGCCCCCAAGGCTCCGGAACGTGCCGATCGAACGGCAGACCACGCCGCCGTCGTCACTGATCTTGCCGCTGTCTCTCCTGTCCTTGGGCCGAACACCGTTGTACCCCCAACGGTGATGACCGGCTCAGAAGCTATTGTCCGCTCGCTCGAAGAACTCGGCGTGGACGATATATTTGGTTTGCCTGGTGGCGCGATCCTGCCTACCTATGACCCCTTGATGGCCTCCAGGATGAATCACGTCCTGGTCCGTCACGAACAGGGAGCCGGCCACGCCGCGCAAGGCTATGCCATGGTTACGGGCCGGGTGGGCGTCTGCATCGCCACCTCGGGTCCTGGTGCCACCAACCTCGTTACCGCCATCATGGACGCCCACATGGACTCCGTGCCGCTGGTGGCCATCACCGGCCAGGTATCCAGCGGTGTGATCGGCACCGACGCGTTCCAGGAAGCCGACATTGTTGGCATCACCATGCCAATCACCAAACACTCGTTCCTGGTGACGAACCCCAACGACATCCCGCACGTGATGGCCGAGGCCTTCCACCTGGCCTCGACCGGCCGTCCCGGTCCGGTGCTGGTGGACGTGGCGAAAGATGCCCAGCAGGGCCAGATGACGTTCTCCTGGCCGCCGAAAATCGACCTCCCCGGCTACCGTCCGGTGACCCGGGGGCACAACAAGCAGGTCCGCGAGGCGGCCAAGCTGATTGCCGCCGCCAGCAAGCCTGTCCTCTATGTGGGCGGCGGTGTGGTGAAAGCCCACGCCGCGGCTGAACTCCGCGAACTGGCGGAGCTGACCGGAGCCCCGGTGGTCACCACCCTCATGGCGCGCGGCGTGTTCCCGGACTCGCATCCGCAGCACGTGGGCATGCCGGGCATGCACGGTACGGTTTCGGCCGTGACCGCCCTGCAGCAGTCCGACCTCCTGATCACCCTAGGAGCGCGCTTCGACGACCGTGTGACCGGCGTGCTGAAGACCTTTGCCCCGAACGCCAAGGTCATCCATGCCGACATCGATCCTGCGGAGATTTCCAAGAACCGCACCGCCGATGTGCCCATCGTGGGTTCGGTCAAGGAAATCATCCCCGAGCTCACCGAGGCCGTCCGGTCACAGTTCGACGCGTCCGGCACCCCGGACCTCACCACGTGGTGGGCTTTCCTGAACAACCTCAAGGAAACCTATCCTCTGGGCTGGACCGAACCGGACGACGGGCTCACCGCCCCGCAGCGTGTCATCGAACGGATCGGCGCGCTGACCGGCCCCGAAGGCATCTATGTTGCCGGCGTAGGCCAGCACCAGATGTGGGCCGCGCAGTTCATTAAGTACGAGCGTCCGCATGCCTGGCTGAACTCGGGCGGTGCCGGCACCATGGGCTACGCCGTGCCGGCTGCAATGGGTGCCAAGGTGGGGGAGCCGGACCGGGTGGTCTGGGCGATCGACGGCGATGGCTGCTTCCAGATGACCAACCAGGAGCTGGCCACCTGTGCCATCAACAAGATCCCCATCAAGGTTGCCGTCATCAACAACTCCTCGCTGGGCATGGTCCGCCAGTGGCAGACCCTCTTCTATGAGGGCCGCTACTCCAACACGGACCTCAACACCGGCCACGAAACGGTCCGTATCCCGGACTTCGTCAAGCTGGGGGAGGCTTACGGCTGCGCTTCGTTCCGCTGTGAGCGGGACGAAGACATCGATGCGACCATCCAGAAGGCCCTCGAGATCAACGACCGTCCCGTGGTCATCGATTTTGTGGTGAGCCCCGACTCCATGGTGTGGCCGATGGTGCCCGCCGGCGTGAGCAACGACCAGATCCAGGTTGCCCGCAACATGACCCCGGAATGGGAAGAGGAGGACTGA
- the ilvN gene encoding acetolactate synthase small subunit, producing the protein MTRHTLSVLVEDKPGVLTRVASLFARRAFNINSLAVGPTEVPGMSRMTVVVDADGDLIEQVTKQLNKLVNVIKIVELTSESSVQRDHILVKVRADAATRLQVTQAADLFRASVVDVSTDSVVIEATGHPEKLTALLSVLEPFGIREIVQSGTLAVGRGSRSMSDRALRSA; encoded by the coding sequence ATGACCCGCCACACACTGTCTGTTCTGGTTGAAGACAAGCCCGGTGTCCTGACGCGCGTCGCGAGCCTTTTCGCCCGCCGCGCCTTCAACATCAACTCCCTGGCCGTCGGCCCGACGGAAGTTCCGGGCATGTCCCGGATGACCGTCGTCGTCGACGCCGATGGTGACCTGATTGAACAGGTCACCAAGCAGCTCAATAAACTGGTCAACGTGATCAAGATTGTTGAGCTCACCTCCGAATCTTCCGTACAGCGAGACCACATCCTGGTCAAGGTACGTGCGGATGCCGCAACTCGTCTGCAGGTGACCCAGGCTGCAGACCTGTTCCGTGCTTCAGTGGTTGACGTCTCCACAGACTCCGTGGTCATTGAAGCAACAGGCCACCCCGAAAAGCTCACCGCACTGCTGTCAGTGCTTGAGCCCTTCGGCATCCGCGAAATTGTGCAGTCCGGCACCCTGGCCGTTGGACGGGGATCCCGCTCCATGAGTGACAGGGCATTGCGCAGCGCTTGA
- the ilvC gene encoding ketol-acid reductoisomerase, whose protein sequence is MTEMFYDDDADLSIIQGRKVAIVGYGSQGHAHALNLRDSGVEVVIALKEGSSSTAKAQDAGFTVKTVADAAEWADVIMILAPDQHQRAIFNDSIKDKLTAGKALAFAHGFNIRFGYIEAPEGVDVILIAPKAPGHTVRREFEAGRGIPDIIAVEQDATGSAWDLAKSYAKAIGGTRAGVIKTTFTEETETDLFGEQSVLCGGVSQLVQYGFETLTEAGYQPQIAYFEVLHELKLIVDLMWEGGIAKQRWSVSDTAEYGDYVSGPRVITPEVKENMKAVLADIQSGAFAKRFIDDQDNGGVEFKALRAKAEQHPIEEVGRELRSLFAWQQQDADYVEGSAAR, encoded by the coding sequence GTGACTGAAATGTTTTACGACGACGACGCCGACCTTTCCATCATCCAGGGCCGCAAAGTCGCCATCGTCGGCTACGGCTCCCAGGGCCACGCCCACGCGCTGAACCTGCGCGACTCCGGCGTTGAAGTTGTCATCGCCCTCAAGGAAGGTTCTTCCTCGACCGCCAAGGCCCAGGATGCAGGCTTCACGGTCAAGACTGTTGCCGACGCTGCCGAATGGGCCGACGTCATCATGATCCTGGCTCCGGACCAGCACCAGCGCGCAATCTTCAACGACTCCATCAAGGACAAGCTGACCGCCGGCAAGGCCCTTGCCTTCGCCCACGGCTTCAACATCCGCTTCGGCTACATCGAAGCTCCCGAAGGCGTTGACGTCATCCTGATCGCGCCGAAGGCTCCGGGCCACACCGTGCGCCGCGAGTTCGAAGCCGGCCGCGGCATCCCGGACATCATCGCCGTCGAGCAGGACGCCACCGGTTCCGCGTGGGACCTGGCCAAGTCCTACGCCAAGGCCATTGGCGGTACCCGTGCAGGCGTCATCAAGACCACCTTCACCGAAGAGACCGAAACCGACCTCTTCGGCGAGCAGTCCGTCCTCTGCGGCGGCGTGTCGCAGCTGGTCCAGTACGGCTTCGAAACCCTGACCGAAGCCGGTTACCAGCCGCAGATTGCCTACTTCGAGGTGCTTCACGAACTGAAGCTCATCGTCGACCTCATGTGGGAAGGCGGCATCGCCAAGCAGCGCTGGAGCGTTTCCGACACGGCCGAATACGGCGACTACGTCTCCGGCCCCCGCGTCATCACCCCCGAGGTGAAGGAAAACATGAAGGCTGTCCTCGCGGACATCCAGAGCGGCGCCTTTGCCAAGCGCTTCATCGACGACCAGGACAACGGCGGCGTAGAGTTCAAGGCCCTGCGCGCCAAGGCCGAGCAGCACCCGATCGAGGAAGTCGGCCGCGAGCTGCGCTCCCTCTTCGCGTGGCAGCAGCAGGACGCGGACTACGTAGAGGGCTCGGCAGCCCGCTAA
- a CDS encoding FtsX-like permease family protein produces MNAVQRFIRSKVLLLTAAILIAAMCLSVLVQGQSQAALKRTVDENSRGLYDVLVQAKAGSSPLMQPEIANGGGGISFDQLESIRKLSETSVAAPISLVSRVTQNLEAPRLDAMDFLGYNAGLAGTATTDQAAGATDPAKWPAAESVLSDTPKKYRLTASAVSSDGVSEQVLFKSSTEGTLGKAKLVEEQTAGGTSIRIAPPAGETGIKFPAPAGGSEHNLFNLSVSLPLSPEVTESVVAVDPVAERALLGSAGDFLAPLEKAPPADARNAGAIGRHFESLFTNGISMEDLEEGPDFLGVKLKYWAPLMTQYQQAKRTGQLTADSQGIPLIVRSGTSLDLKYNVKIEEVDASGKVVKEVGTASRSLDKDYLPFVSKDPFALSWPGSTDHSSLLGAQGNFNQGLYTPATWSTDFAAAPKYADGEAAANGAVQKTATPGDWVTVNRLPEKGANGAPVDQTQREPVDERSYREDLATGEKLAAPLAMVYGTFDPSAVEAAAGDVNRLPLGGYDPTPLTLTKDADGNAVAATDLKPSLSATGLASQSAGAITDYYGLAAARGYKDNAAVIDAVRVRAKAPGSWKEAQPDVEKLASEIRAMGLEATVVAGSAREDASIFVPGYSKDDAGKESDLGTVQQSWVRQNAADAVTGSLTGTNVTLLFLTLCGAALLTGASTVSYIRKRKREAGTLRAMGWTQRRIRSWVLEEFGVGAALLAVAGIVLSLVSWSLTTAVVSAAVLALYAAAAFFAAQQLRHRDEVDQEPQHDERLIPVDSPLTFANRQLSTNKFNTLSLAVAVGVFGAAVGGLVALLIDIPRAAGASALSGLAAASVALPSMMLALAGVAVGLILTLVTGRFELNAKRQYLGILEAMGWNPDMLRQVRLFENALVGTVALPLGVLGALGIGLLLAPYAALWAGVAGLVAVLCWIPIATKVVQ; encoded by the coding sequence ATGAACGCCGTCCAGAGGTTCATCAGAAGCAAAGTGCTGCTGCTGACCGCGGCCATCTTGATCGCAGCAATGTGCTTGTCGGTCCTCGTCCAAGGTCAATCGCAAGCAGCATTGAAGCGAACGGTTGATGAAAACTCACGGGGTCTCTACGACGTCCTCGTCCAGGCCAAGGCCGGATCCTCACCGCTGATGCAGCCGGAGATCGCCAACGGCGGGGGAGGCATCAGCTTCGACCAGCTCGAGTCCATCCGCAAACTGTCCGAGACGTCCGTTGCCGCCCCTATCAGCCTCGTGTCACGCGTGACGCAGAACCTTGAAGCTCCCCGCCTCGATGCCATGGACTTCCTGGGCTACAACGCTGGCCTTGCCGGCACGGCCACCACGGACCAGGCGGCCGGAGCCACCGACCCCGCCAAATGGCCGGCAGCGGAGTCCGTGCTGAGTGACACGCCCAAGAAGTACCGTCTGACCGCCAGTGCGGTCAGCTCCGACGGCGTCTCCGAGCAGGTCCTGTTCAAGTCCTCCACCGAGGGCACACTGGGCAAGGCAAAGCTCGTCGAGGAACAGACTGCCGGTGGCACCAGCATCCGGATCGCACCTCCGGCAGGCGAAACAGGCATCAAGTTCCCCGCCCCGGCCGGCGGTTCCGAACATAACCTGTTCAACCTTTCTGTGTCGCTGCCACTGTCACCTGAGGTGACTGAGTCCGTTGTCGCCGTCGACCCGGTGGCTGAGCGCGCGCTGTTGGGTTCGGCAGGCGATTTCCTGGCTCCGCTGGAGAAGGCACCGCCCGCGGATGCCCGCAATGCCGGTGCCATCGGGCGCCACTTCGAAAGCCTCTTCACCAACGGCATCAGCATGGAAGACCTGGAAGAAGGCCCGGACTTCCTGGGCGTCAAGCTCAAGTACTGGGCGCCGCTGATGACCCAGTACCAGCAGGCCAAGCGGACCGGTCAGCTCACCGCTGACTCCCAGGGCATCCCCCTGATTGTGCGCTCCGGCACCTCCCTGGACCTGAAGTACAACGTCAAGATCGAGGAAGTGGACGCCTCCGGCAAGGTGGTCAAGGAAGTGGGCACGGCGTCGCGCTCACTGGACAAGGACTACCTGCCGTTCGTCTCCAAGGATCCGTTTGCACTGTCCTGGCCGGGTTCCACCGACCATTCCTCGCTTCTCGGCGCCCAGGGCAACTTCAACCAGGGCCTTTACACCCCGGCCACGTGGAGCACCGACTTTGCCGCCGCACCTAAGTACGCTGACGGCGAGGCAGCCGCCAACGGGGCCGTCCAGAAGACGGCCACCCCGGGGGACTGGGTCACGGTCAACCGGCTGCCGGAAAAGGGCGCCAACGGAGCCCCGGTTGACCAGACACAGCGTGAACCCGTGGATGAAAGGTCCTACCGCGAGGATCTGGCTACGGGGGAGAAACTCGCCGCCCCGCTGGCCATGGTCTACGGAACGTTCGACCCCTCGGCCGTTGAAGCAGCCGCCGGCGACGTCAACCGCCTTCCCCTGGGCGGCTACGATCCGACCCCGCTGACCCTCACCAAGGATGCCGACGGCAACGCCGTGGCCGCCACGGACCTCAAGCCCTCACTCAGCGCCACCGGGCTGGCCAGCCAGTCCGCCGGCGCCATCACCGACTACTACGGCCTTGCTGCGGCCCGCGGCTACAAGGACAACGCGGCCGTGATCGACGCTGTCCGCGTCCGGGCGAAGGCCCCCGGCAGCTGGAAGGAAGCACAGCCCGACGTCGAAAAGCTTGCCTCCGAGATCCGCGCGATGGGCCTGGAAGCCACCGTGGTGGCCGGTTCGGCGCGCGAGGACGCCAGCATCTTCGTCCCCGGATACTCCAAGGATGACGCCGGCAAGGAGTCCGACCTGGGCACCGTCCAGCAGTCCTGGGTCCGGCAGAACGCTGCCGACGCCGTCACGGGGTCACTGACCGGCACCAACGTCACGCTGCTGTTCCTGACCCTGTGCGGCGCCGCGCTGCTCACCGGTGCGTCCACGGTCAGCTACATCCGGAAACGCAAACGCGAAGCCGGGACCCTGCGCGCCATGGGCTGGACCCAGCGGCGGATCCGCAGCTGGGTGCTCGAGGAATTCGGGGTTGGCGCGGCACTGCTTGCGGTAGCCGGGATTGTGCTGAGCCTCGTGAGTTGGAGCCTGACCACGGCAGTTGTGTCCGCCGCCGTCCTGGCCCTCTATGCGGCAGCAGCCTTCTTCGCTGCACAGCAACTTCGCCACCGCGACGAAGTGGACCAGGAACCACAGCACGATGAGCGGCTGATCCCGGTGGATTCACCGCTGACCTTTGCCAACCGCCAGCTCAGCACCAACAAGTTCAACACCTTGTCCCTGGCAGTCGCAGTAGGTGTCTTCGGCGCCGCGGTGGGCGGCCTGGTGGCGTTGCTGATCGACATTCCCCGCGCTGCCGGCGCGAGCGCCCTCAGCGGACTTGCTGCGGCCAGCGTCGCCCTGCCGAGCATGATGCTGGCCCTCGCCGGTGTCGCCGTCGGCCTGATACTCACCCTGGTGACGGGCAGGTTTGAGCTGAACGCCAAACGCCAGTACCTGGGGATCCTCGAAGCGATGGGCTGGAACCCGGACATGCTCCGCCAGGTCCGCCTCTTCGAAAATGCGCTGGTGGGCACCGTGGCACTGCCACTGGGCGTCCTCGGCGCGCTGGGCATCGGGCTCCTCCTTGCCCCGTATGCCGCCCTATGGGCCGGCGTCGCCGGCCTCGTGGCTGTACTTTGCTGGATACCGATTGCAACGAAAGTGGTCCAATGA
- the serA gene encoding phosphoglycerate dehydrogenase, with product MSKPVVLLAEELSPATIEALGPDFEIRQTDGADRSQLLSAIADVDAILVRSATQVDAEAIAAAKNLKVIARAGVGLDNVDIKAATQAGVMVVNAPTSNIISAAELTVGHILSLARHIPQASSALKDGEWKRSKYTGIELFEKKIGIIGLGRIGALVAARLKGFDTKILAYDPYITSARAAQLGVQLVTLDELLAQSDFITIHMPKTPETVGMLGADAFKKMKSTAYVVNVARGGLVDEEALFTALQDREIAGAGVDVFSKEPSTDLPFFKLDNVVVTPHLGASTDEAQEKAGVSVAKSVRLALAGELVPDAVNVAGGVIAPDVRPGIPLIEKLGRIFTALTHASLTQFDVEVAGEISSLDVKVLELAALKGIFADVVTEQVSYVNAPVIAEQRGINVRLITTPDTESYRNLLTLRGALSDGTQISVAGTLTGPKQVQKLVGINGFELEIPISEHLVVVSYADRPGVIGTIGHILGMNNINIAGMQVARQDEGGQVLALLTIDSSVPQQVLDAIKAGIGAEMVREVDLED from the coding sequence GTGTCAAAACCCGTAGTACTGCTCGCCGAAGAACTTTCGCCCGCCACGATCGAGGCCCTGGGCCCGGACTTCGAAATCCGCCAGACCGACGGCGCCGACCGGTCCCAACTGCTTTCCGCCATCGCGGATGTGGACGCCATCCTGGTCCGCTCCGCCACCCAGGTGGACGCCGAAGCCATTGCCGCAGCCAAGAACCTCAAAGTCATCGCCCGCGCAGGCGTTGGCCTGGACAATGTTGACATCAAGGCCGCCACCCAGGCCGGCGTTATGGTTGTCAACGCCCCGACGTCGAACATCATCTCGGCGGCCGAATTGACCGTTGGCCACATCCTCAGCCTCGCCCGCCACATTCCGCAGGCAAGCTCGGCGCTCAAGGACGGCGAGTGGAAGCGCTCCAAGTACACGGGCATCGAACTGTTCGAGAAGAAGATCGGCATCATCGGCCTCGGCAGGATCGGCGCCCTGGTCGCCGCCCGCCTCAAGGGCTTCGACACCAAGATCCTCGCCTACGACCCCTACATCACCTCAGCCCGCGCGGCGCAGCTTGGCGTGCAGCTGGTGACCCTCGACGAGCTTCTCGCCCAGTCGGACTTCATCACCATCCACATGCCCAAGACGCCCGAGACGGTGGGCATGCTCGGCGCTGACGCCTTCAAGAAGATGAAGAGCACCGCGTACGTGGTCAACGTTGCCCGTGGCGGACTGGTGGACGAAGAAGCACTCTTCACAGCCCTCCAGGACCGCGAAATCGCAGGCGCCGGTGTTGACGTCTTCTCCAAGGAGCCCAGCACAGACCTGCCGTTCTTCAAGCTGGACAACGTCGTGGTCACGCCGCACCTTGGAGCGTCCACCGACGAGGCCCAGGAAAAGGCCGGCGTCTCCGTCGCCAAATCGGTACGCCTGGCCCTGGCCGGCGAACTCGTTCCGGATGCAGTGAACGTGGCCGGCGGCGTGATTGCCCCCGACGTCCGCCCGGGCATCCCGCTGATCGAGAAGCTGGGCCGCATCTTCACCGCCCTGACCCACGCGTCGCTCACCCAGTTCGACGTCGAGGTGGCCGGCGAAATCTCGTCCCTTGATGTCAAGGTGCTCGAACTCGCCGCCCTGAAGGGAATCTTCGCGGACGTCGTGACCGAACAGGTTTCCTACGTCAATGCGCCGGTCATCGCCGAACAGCGCGGCATCAACGTCCGCCTGATCACCACGCCGGACACCGAGTCCTACCGCAACCTCCTCACCCTGCGCGGAGCCCTCAGCGACGGCACACAGATTTCCGTCGCCGGTACCCTGACCGGGCCCAAGCAGGTCCAGAAGCTGGTGGGAATCAACGGCTTCGAGCTCGAGATCCCCATCAGCGAGCACCTCGTTGTGGTCTCCTACGCTGACCGCCCGGGCGTGATCGGAACCATCGGACACATCCTGGGCATGAACAACATCAACATCGCCGGCATGCAGGTGGCACGCCAGGACGAGGGCGGCCAGGTGCTCGCCCTGCTCACCATCGACAGCTCCGTGCCCCAGCAGGTGCTGGATGCCATCAAGGCCGGCATCGGTGCCGAGATGGTCCGAGAGGTCGATCTCGAAGACTGA
- a CDS encoding ABC transporter ATP-binding protein produces the protein MTNQTNVHRSRRSGAADAPLQTRANTIVKAADHGTPLELSDITIRYGGGKGGAEAVSVVEGFDLTLHAGEMHCVAGRSGSGKTSILTVGAGLTLPTSGRVFWEGDSLESMGDDEIADRRRALIGYVDQGGALIDGMSALENVLLPAVPDGEVDQRRDMAKDLLDLVGLGRRMRHRPAQLSGGERQRVAIARALILGTRVLVVDEPTASLDRASANRIISILKDTTSDGIAVLVASHDHELVRLSDTLTELI, from the coding sequence ATGACAAACCAGACGAATGTTCACCGGAGCCGGAGGTCCGGCGCTGCTGATGCGCCCCTGCAGACCCGCGCCAACACCATCGTCAAGGCCGCGGACCACGGGACCCCGCTGGAGCTGAGCGATATCACCATCCGCTACGGCGGCGGCAAGGGCGGAGCGGAGGCCGTCAGCGTTGTCGAAGGTTTCGACCTCACCCTGCACGCCGGCGAGATGCACTGCGTCGCCGGCCGAAGCGGCTCGGGCAAGACCAGCATCCTGACTGTCGGCGCAGGTCTGACGCTGCCGACGTCGGGGCGTGTCTTCTGGGAAGGCGATTCGCTCGAAAGCATGGGCGACGACGAAATCGCCGACCGCCGTCGGGCCCTGATTGGTTACGTGGACCAGGGCGGTGCCCTGATCGACGGCATGAGCGCACTGGAAAATGTCCTGCTGCCCGCCGTGCCCGACGGCGAGGTGGACCAGCGCCGCGACATGGCCAAGGACCTCCTGGACCTGGTGGGCCTGGGCCGCCGGATGCGCCACCGCCCCGCGCAGCTCTCCGGCGGTGAACGCCAGCGTGTGGCGATCGCGCGTGCGCTGATCCTGGGGACCCGCGTGCTGGTGGTGGATGAGCCCACTGCCAGCCTCGACCGGGCATCCGCCAACCGCATCATCAGCATCCTCAAGGACACCACCTCGGACGGCATCGCGGTGCTGGTCGCCTCGCACGACCACGAACTGGTCCGCCTGAGCGATACGCTGACAGAACTCATCTAG